In Pseudomonas nunensis, a single window of DNA contains:
- a CDS encoding alpha/beta hydrolase, whose translation MTQPLILQPGKPVDACVIWLHGLGADRYDFLPVAEALQETLLTTRFVLPQAPTRAVTINGGYEMPSWYDILAMNPARAISREQLDESANMVIELIEEQKASGIDASRIFLAGFSQGGAVVLHSAFLKWQGALGGVLALSTYAPTFSDELELCASQQRIPVLCLHGQYDDVVQNAMGRSAYEHLKQRGVTVTWQEYPMGHEVLPEEIRDIGTWLAERLR comes from the coding sequence ATGACCCAGCCCTTGATTCTTCAGCCCGGCAAGCCCGTAGACGCCTGCGTTATCTGGCTGCACGGCCTGGGCGCCGATCGCTATGACTTTCTGCCGGTGGCCGAAGCGCTACAGGAAACCCTGCTGACCACCCGCTTCGTCCTGCCCCAGGCGCCGACCCGCGCGGTCACCATTAATGGTGGCTACGAGATGCCGAGCTGGTACGACATATTGGCCATGAACCCGGCACGCGCCATCAGCCGCGAGCAGCTGGACGAGTCGGCGAACATGGTGATCGAGCTGATCGAAGAGCAGAAGGCCAGCGGAATAGACGCCTCGCGCATCTTTCTCGCCGGTTTTTCCCAAGGTGGCGCAGTGGTCTTACACAGCGCTTTCCTGAAATGGCAGGGAGCGCTGGGCGGGGTACTTGCCCTGTCTACTTATGCACCGACGTTCAGCGATGAACTGGAGCTTTGCGCCAGCCAGCAGCGCATTCCTGTGCTATGCCTGCACGGCCAGTACGATGACGTTGTGCAAAACGCCATGGGTCGTAGCGCTTATGAGCATTTAAAGCAGCGTGGTGTCACCGTGACATGGCAGGAATACCCAATGGGCCACGAAGTGTTACCCGAGGAAATTCGCGATATTGGCACCTGGCTCGCAGAGCGCTTGCGTTAA
- the rhlB gene encoding ATP-dependent RNA helicase RhlB: protein MTVLKALKKMFGKSETEQLAPVASAPSHTPSHRTDGRQPGRTAAAAAPKQEPVTTPAALPVEPIAAEQPLSEAPKPAKPRREPKPKAPVIPWKLEDFAVEPLEGKTRFHDFKLAPELMHAIQDLGFPYCTPIQAQVLGFTLAGKDAIGRAQTGTGKTAAFLISIITQLLETPPPKERYMGEPRALIIAPTRELVVQIAKDAADLTKYTGLNVMTFVGGMDFDKQLKHLEARHCDILVATPGRLLDFNQRGDVHLDMVEVMVLDEADRMLDMGFIPQVRQIIRQTPPKNERQTLLFSATFTEDVMNLAKQWTTDPSIVEIESQNVASENVEQHIYAVAGADKYKLLYNLVTDNGWERVMVFANRKDEVRRIEERLVRDGVNAAQLSGDVPQHKRIKTLEGFREGKIRVLVATDVAGRGIHIDGISHVINFTLPEVPDDYVHRIGRTGRAGADGVSISFAGEDDSYQLPSIEALLGRKISCETPPTHLLRAVERKRP from the coding sequence ATGACCGTGCTCAAAGCACTCAAAAAAATGTTCGGTAAAAGCGAGACTGAGCAGCTCGCGCCAGTCGCCAGCGCTCCGTCTCACACCCCCAGCCACCGCACCGACGGTCGTCAGCCTGGCCGGACCGCAGCCGCAGCGGCACCGAAACAAGAGCCCGTGACCACACCGGCCGCCCTACCTGTCGAGCCAATCGCTGCCGAGCAACCGCTCAGCGAAGCGCCGAAACCTGCAAAACCGCGTCGCGAACCGAAGCCAAAGGCGCCGGTTATTCCCTGGAAGCTCGAAGATTTCGCCGTCGAGCCGCTGGAAGGCAAAACCCGTTTCCACGATTTCAAGCTTGCCCCTGAACTGATGCACGCCATCCAGGACCTGGGCTTTCCGTACTGCACGCCGATCCAGGCGCAAGTCCTCGGTTTCACCCTGGCCGGCAAAGACGCCATCGGTCGTGCCCAGACCGGCACCGGCAAAACCGCCGCGTTCCTGATTTCGATCATCACCCAGTTGCTGGAAACCCCGCCGCCCAAGGAACGCTACATGGGTGAACCGCGGGCGCTGATCATCGCGCCGACCCGCGAACTGGTAGTGCAGATCGCCAAGGACGCCGCCGACCTGACCAAGTACACCGGCCTCAATGTCATGACATTTGTCGGCGGCATGGACTTCGACAAGCAGCTCAAGCACCTCGAAGCCCGTCACTGCGACATCCTCGTCGCCACCCCGGGCCGACTGCTGGACTTCAACCAGCGCGGCGACGTGCACCTGGACATGGTCGAAGTCATGGTCCTGGACGAAGCCGACCGCATGCTCGACATGGGTTTCATCCCACAAGTGCGTCAGATCATTCGCCAGACCCCGCCGAAGAACGAGCGTCAGACGCTGCTGTTCTCCGCGACTTTCACCGAAGACGTGATGAACCTCGCCAAGCAATGGACCACCGACCCGTCGATCGTCGAGATCGAGTCGCAGAACGTGGCCAGCGAAAACGTCGAGCAACACATCTACGCCGTGGCCGGTGCCGACAAATACAAGCTGCTCTACAACCTGGTCACCGACAATGGTTGGGAGCGGGTGATGGTCTTCGCCAACCGCAAGGATGAAGTGCGCCGCATCGAAGAACGCCTGGTGCGCGATGGCGTCAACGCCGCGCAACTGTCCGGCGACGTGCCGCAGCACAAGCGTATCAAGACCCTGGAAGGTTTCCGCGAAGGCAAGATCCGCGTGCTGGTGGCTACCGATGTTGCCGGTCGTGGTATCCACATCGACGGCATCAGCCACGTGATCAACTTCACCCTGCCGGAAGTGCCGGACGACTACGTGCACCGCATCGGTCGTACCGGTCGCGCGGGCGCCGATGGCGTGTCCATCAGCTTCGCCGGTGAAGACGATTCCTACCAGCTACCGTCTATCGAGGCGCTGCTGGGTCGCAAAATCAGTTGTGAAACGCCACCGACGCATCTACTGCGGGCGGTTGAGCGCAAGCGCCCTTAA
- a CDS encoding ornithine cyclodeaminase family protein, whose amino-acid sequence MSSTPYVINQLQARELLAQVDVPQILRKLFRDLAAGQAVQPAQQLVEFPQGAGDFINYLGVLAEDGVYGVKTSPYIVREQGPLVTAWTLLMSMQTGQPLLLCDAGELTTARTAATTAVAVDALAPLNARRLAIIGSGKVAQAHLHYVKNLREWQSISLYSPSLSELAPEALAQLTSLDSRLTLVDSREAAIQDADVIMLCTSSAGPVIDPATLTKPALITSISTNAPRAHEVPPQSLNDMQVFCDYRQTTPGSAGEMLIAVEQHGWDKDAIVGDLPDLLSEKVQRPGYDRHVFFRSIGLGLEDIALANALYRLQP is encoded by the coding sequence ATGTCCAGTACGCCTTACGTGATCAATCAACTTCAGGCCCGCGAGTTGCTGGCACAGGTCGATGTACCGCAGATCCTGCGCAAGCTGTTCCGAGACCTGGCCGCCGGGCAAGCGGTACAACCGGCGCAGCAACTGGTGGAGTTCCCTCAGGGCGCTGGCGACTTCATCAACTACTTGGGTGTGCTGGCTGAGGACGGCGTGTATGGGGTCAAGACTTCGCCTTATATCGTGCGCGAGCAAGGTCCGCTGGTGACGGCGTGGACGCTGTTGATGTCGATGCAAACCGGCCAGCCGTTGTTGCTCTGTGATGCCGGCGAGCTGACCACCGCCCGCACCGCCGCGACCACCGCTGTGGCGGTCGATGCCCTCGCCCCGTTGAACGCCCGGCGCCTGGCGATTATTGGCAGCGGCAAAGTGGCCCAAGCGCACTTGCACTACGTCAAGAATCTGCGGGAGTGGCAGAGCATCAGCCTGTACTCGCCAAGCCTGAGCGAACTGGCCCCCGAAGCGTTGGCCCAACTCACAAGCCTCGACTCACGCCTGACCCTCGTCGACAGTCGCGAAGCGGCGATTCAGGACGCGGACGTGATCATGCTCTGCACCTCGTCCGCAGGGCCTGTGATTGATCCAGCGACGCTGACCAAACCGGCACTCATTACCTCGATCAGCACCAACGCGCCACGGGCCCACGAAGTACCGCCCCAGAGCCTCAACGACATGCAGGTGTTCTGCGACTATCGTCAGACCACCCCGGGCTCGGCAGGTGAAATGCTGATCGCTGTCGAACAACATGGCTGGGACAAGGACGCCATTGTTGGCGACCTGCCCGATCTGCTCAGCGAAAAAGTGCAACGTCCCGGTTATGACCGCCACGTATTCTTCCGCTCTATTGGCCTGGGCCTGGAAGACATTGCGCTGGCGAATGCCCTCTATCGCCTACAGCCCTGA
- a CDS encoding NAD(P)/FAD-dependent oxidoreductase — protein sequence MSQADFIIIGGGIAGASTGYWLSQHGRVIVLERETHPAYHSTGRSAALFTAAYGTPQVRALTQASRDFFDAPPSGFCDHPLLTPRGEMTVDFTGDPAELNNQYLSAKATVPEMQLLSAEEACARLPILRREKVHGALYDPTACDIDTDALHQGYLRGIKRNKGEIHTDSEVLSLSRDTEGQWQVQTNGQTFTAPVIINAAGAWADKIGELAGATPLGLQPKRRAAFIFAGPEGVDIHHWPMLVALDESFYMKPDAGMFLGSPANADPVEPHDVQAEELDIAMGIYQIEEATTLSIRRPTRTWAGLRSFVADGDLLSGFDTQVPGLFWVAAQGGYGIQTSPAMGQASAALVRGEALPEQLSRFGLDAAMLSPARLA from the coding sequence ATGAGCCAGGCAGACTTCATCATCATCGGCGGCGGGATTGCCGGCGCCTCTACCGGTTACTGGCTGTCGCAGCACGGGCGCGTCATTGTGCTGGAGCGCGAAACCCATCCGGCTTATCACTCCACCGGACGTTCCGCCGCGCTGTTCACCGCCGCCTACGGCACGCCGCAAGTGCGCGCGCTGACCCAGGCCAGCCGCGACTTCTTCGACGCCCCGCCCAGCGGTTTCTGCGATCACCCGCTGCTGACCCCGCGCGGCGAGATGACCGTGGATTTCACCGGCGACCCGGCCGAGCTGAACAATCAGTACCTGAGCGCCAAAGCCACGGTGCCGGAAATGCAATTGCTAAGCGCCGAAGAAGCCTGCGCGCGCCTGCCGATCCTGCGCCGGGAAAAAGTCCATGGCGCGCTCTACGACCCGACCGCTTGCGACATCGACACCGACGCCCTGCACCAAGGTTATCTGCGTGGCATCAAGCGCAACAAGGGTGAAATCCATACCGACAGCGAAGTGCTGAGCCTGAGCCGTGACACCGAAGGCCAATGGCAGGTGCAAACCAACGGACAGACTTTCACCGCGCCCGTGATCATCAACGCCGCTGGCGCCTGGGCCGACAAGATCGGCGAACTGGCCGGTGCCACGCCTTTAGGCCTGCAACCGAAACGCCGTGCAGCCTTCATCTTCGCCGGCCCCGAGGGCGTGGACATCCATCATTGGCCGATGCTGGTGGCGCTCGACGAATCCTTCTATATGAAGCCTGACGCCGGCATGTTCCTCGGCTCGCCTGCCAACGCCGACCCGGTGGAACCCCACGACGTGCAGGCCGAAGAACTGGACATCGCCATGGGCATCTACCAGATCGAAGAAGCCACCACCCTGTCCATCCGCCGCCCGACCCGCACCTGGGCCGGTTTGCGCAGTTTCGTGGCTGACGGTGATTTGCTCTCCGGTTTCGATACCCAAGTGCCGGGGCTGTTCTGGGTCGCGGCGCAAGGTGGCTATGGCATCCAGACGTCGCCGGCCATGGGCCAGGCCAGCGCTGCGCTGGTTCGCGGCGAAGCCTTGCCGGAACAACTAAGCCGTTTCGGCCTCGATGCTGCGATGCTCTCCCCGGCGCGCCTGGCTTGA
- a CDS encoding helix-turn-helix transcriptional regulator encodes MNAPEKDPALDNFRAIADAIATLFFPHAEVVLHDLRTQKIDYIANNLSKREIGDDAALEDMLSDDVSERNIGPYEKLNWDGQKIRSLSSVLRDSDGHPLAVLCINLNISLFENAKAALDLFLSPTKLIPQPDSLFRDDWQERINTFLHAWLRERQLSLNVLSRDHKRELVLALHAEGAFKGKSASNYVANVLNMGRATVYKHLKELKG; translated from the coding sequence ATGAATGCACCTGAAAAAGACCCGGCGCTGGACAACTTCCGAGCGATCGCCGACGCCATCGCCACACTGTTCTTTCCTCACGCCGAGGTGGTGCTGCACGATCTGCGCACGCAAAAAATCGACTACATCGCCAACAACCTGTCGAAGCGGGAAATCGGCGATGACGCGGCGCTGGAGGACATGCTCAGCGACGATGTCAGCGAACGAAATATCGGACCGTACGAAAAGCTCAATTGGGACGGTCAGAAGATTCGCAGCCTCAGCAGCGTGCTGCGCGACAGCGACGGCCATCCGCTGGCCGTGCTGTGCATCAACCTGAATATTTCGCTGTTCGAGAATGCCAAGGCTGCGCTGGATCTGTTCCTGTCGCCGACCAAGCTGATCCCGCAACCGGACTCACTGTTCCGCGATGACTGGCAGGAGCGGATCAACACGTTCCTGCATGCCTGGCTGCGCGAACGTCAGTTGAGCCTGAATGTGCTGAGCCGTGACCACAAACGCGAACTGGTGCTGGCGCTGCACGCTGAAGGCGCGTTCAAAGGCAAAAGCGCCTCCAACTATGTGGCCAACGTGCTGAACATGGGGCGGGCGACGGTGTACAAGCATTTGAAGGAATTGAAGGGCTAG
- a CDS encoding ABC transporter substrate-binding protein has protein sequence MKKFPLITGLALSLLACSSAFAADKTLRIGIEAAYPPFASKTDKGEIVGFDYDIGNALCAQMKVKCVWVEGEFDGLIPSLKVKKIDMALSSMTINEDRKKSVDFTHKYYFTSSRLVMKQGAVVDDQYASLKGKTIGVQRATTTDRYATEVFEPKGINVKRYGNNEEIYMDLAAGRLDAIFADTIPLNDFLSMPRGAGYAFVGPELKDPKYVGEGAGIAVRKGNTELVSELNTAIDGIRASGEYQKISDKYFKSDIYGD, from the coding sequence ATGAAGAAATTCCCCCTCATCACCGGTCTGGCCCTGAGCCTGTTAGCGTGCAGCTCAGCGTTCGCCGCCGATAAAACCCTGCGCATCGGCATCGAAGCAGCGTATCCGCCGTTCGCCTCCAAGACCGACAAGGGCGAGATCGTCGGTTTCGACTACGACATCGGCAATGCCCTGTGTGCGCAGATGAAGGTCAAGTGCGTCTGGGTCGAAGGTGAGTTCGATGGCCTGATTCCTTCCCTGAAAGTGAAGAAAATCGACATGGCGCTGTCGTCCATGACCATCAACGAAGACCGCAAGAAGTCGGTGGATTTTACCCACAAGTATTACTTCACCTCGTCACGCCTGGTCATGAAGCAAGGCGCGGTGGTGGATGACCAGTACGCCAGCCTCAAGGGCAAGACCATTGGCGTGCAGCGCGCCACCACCACTGACCGTTACGCCACTGAGGTTTTCGAACCGAAGGGCATCAACGTCAAGCGCTACGGCAACAACGAAGAAATCTACATGGACCTGGCCGCCGGTCGCCTCGATGCGATTTTTGCCGACACCATTCCGCTGAATGATTTCCTGTCGATGCCGCGTGGCGCCGGTTATGCGTTTGTCGGTCCGGAGCTCAAGGACCCGAAATACGTGGGCGAGGGCGCCGGGATTGCGGTGCGCAAGGGCAATACAGAGTTGGTCAGTGAGCTGAACACAGCCATTGATGGCATTCGCGCGAGTGGCGAATACCAGAAGATTTCCGACAAGTATTTCAAGTCCGACATCTACGGCGACTGA
- the moaE gene encoding molybdopterin synthase catalytic subunit MoaE, whose translation MAIRVQSTAFDPGAEVNAMHAANVGVGAVVSFVGYVRDFNDGLDVAGMFLEHYPGMTEKALGKIALEAEQRWPLLKLEVLHRIGALEPGEPIVFVGAASAHRQAAFDACAFVMDYLKTRAPFWKKENTSDGPRWVEGRDSDHAAADRWKK comes from the coding sequence ATGGCGATTCGCGTGCAGTCCACGGCATTCGATCCAGGTGCTGAAGTCAACGCCATGCACGCTGCCAATGTCGGCGTTGGCGCGGTGGTGAGTTTTGTCGGCTACGTGCGCGACTTCAATGACGGACTCGACGTCGCCGGGATGTTTCTCGAGCATTATCCGGGCATGACCGAAAAGGCCTTGGGCAAGATCGCACTCGAGGCCGAACAGCGCTGGCCGCTGCTCAAGCTTGAAGTGCTGCACCGCATCGGCGCGCTGGAGCCGGGTGAGCCGATCGTCTTCGTCGGCGCCGCCAGCGCCCACCGCCAGGCCGCGTTCGATGCCTGCGCGTTTGTCATGGACTACCTGAAAACCCGCGCACCGTTCTGGAAGAAAGAAAACACCAGCGACGGCCCGCGTTGGGTGGAAGGGCGGGACAGTGATCATGCGGCGGCGGATCGCTGGAAGAAGTAA
- the moaD gene encoding molybdopterin converting factor subunit 1, protein MNITVKFFARYREALGVDSIKVEGNFATVDDVRALLAQRDGADVLSEQNLMCARNEDLCQLDEPVVDGDEVAFFPTVTGG, encoded by the coding sequence ATGAACATTACGGTTAAGTTTTTTGCCCGCTACCGTGAAGCGCTGGGCGTGGACTCCATCAAGGTCGAAGGCAATTTCGCCACCGTGGATGACGTGCGGGCGTTGCTGGCCCAGCGCGATGGCGCTGATGTCCTGAGCGAACAGAACCTGATGTGCGCGCGCAACGAAGACCTCTGCCAGCTCGACGAGCCAGTGGTCGATGGTGATGAAGTGGCGTTCTTTCCGACCGTGACCGGGGGCTGA
- the moaC gene encoding cyclic pyranopterin monophosphate synthase MoaC, which yields MLTHLDSQGRANMVDVTEKAVTFREATAQALVRMLPETLQMIVSGGHPKGDVFAVARIAGIQAAKKTSDLIPLCHPLMLTGVKVELSAEGDDTVRIVAKCKLSGQTGVEMEALTAASVAALTIYDMCKAVDRGMTIESVRLLEKLGGKSGHFQADPS from the coding sequence GTGCTGACTCATCTCGATTCCCAAGGTCGCGCCAACATGGTCGACGTCACTGAAAAAGCCGTGACGTTCCGTGAGGCGACGGCCCAAGCGCTGGTGCGCATGCTGCCCGAAACCCTGCAGATGATCGTCAGTGGCGGTCACCCAAAAGGTGATGTGTTCGCCGTGGCGCGCATTGCCGGTATCCAGGCCGCGAAGAAAACCAGCGACCTGATTCCCCTGTGCCACCCGCTGATGCTCACCGGCGTCAAAGTCGAGCTCAGTGCCGAAGGCGACGACACCGTGCGCATCGTCGCGAAGTGCAAGCTGTCCGGGCAGACCGGCGTTGAGATGGAAGCCCTGACCGCTGCCAGCGTCGCCGCGCTGACCATCTACGACATGTGCAAGGCTGTGGATCGCGGCATGACCATCGAAAGCGTGCGCTTGCTGGAGAAACTCGGCGGCAAGAGCGGGCATTTTCAGGCAGACCCGTCATGA
- a CDS encoding PhoH family protein gives MDDHGRSSSSNQPILYVLDTNVLIHDPNALLNFEEHHVAIPMTVLEELDKLKSGHHSVAAECRQAIRLIDKTLGDASPEDVELGVPIQRGKSGPKGLLSILMSKRAEPNIILPEHLNDNIIINQLIDLHAREPKLPVVLVTKDINMRLKARACGIAAEDYSTDQLVDDVSLLPNGYHNMTGSFWDLVSKVETRQDHGRTWHQVKLIDNLPAVHINEFIIDEQGFVGWIKEIEEDRLLILDLHQEPLLHQEAWGLKPRDIYQSLALYALLDPDIHLVNLSGAAGSGKTILALAAAIEQTMVSKRYRRIIATRSVQGLDQEIGFLPGTEAEKMEPWLGAITDNLEALHMDDENTHGSVDYILSKVPLQFKSLNYIRGRSFQQSLILIDECQNLTPHQMKTIITRAGAGSKVVCLGNLAQIDTPYLSATSSGLTYLTERFKDFPNGVHITLQGVPRSILAEYAETHL, from the coding sequence ATGGATGATCACGGACGTAGTTCTTCTTCCAACCAGCCAATCCTTTATGTACTCGATACCAACGTATTGATTCACGATCCAAACGCCCTGCTTAACTTCGAAGAACACCACGTTGCGATCCCGATGACCGTGCTTGAGGAGCTGGACAAGCTCAAGAGCGGGCATCACAGCGTTGCGGCCGAATGCCGTCAGGCGATCCGCCTGATCGACAAGACCCTGGGCGATGCCAGCCCCGAGGATGTCGAACTCGGTGTGCCGATCCAGCGCGGCAAGAGTGGGCCCAAGGGTTTGCTGTCAATTCTGATGAGCAAGCGCGCTGAGCCGAACATCATTCTGCCCGAGCACCTGAACGACAACATCATCATCAACCAGTTGATCGACCTGCACGCGCGCGAACCAAAATTGCCCGTGGTGCTGGTGACCAAAGACATCAACATGCGCCTCAAGGCCCGGGCGTGCGGGATTGCGGCCGAGGATTACAGCACCGACCAACTGGTCGACGACGTTTCGCTGCTGCCTAACGGCTACCACAACATGACCGGCTCCTTCTGGGACCTCGTGAGCAAGGTCGAAACCCGTCAGGACCACGGCCGCACCTGGCACCAGGTGAAGCTGATCGACAACCTGCCGGCGGTGCACATCAACGAATTCATCATCGACGAACAAGGGTTTGTCGGCTGGATCAAGGAGATTGAAGAAGACCGTCTGCTGATTCTCGACCTGCATCAGGAGCCCCTGTTGCACCAGGAAGCCTGGGGCCTGAAACCGCGTGACATCTATCAGAGCCTGGCGCTTTACGCCTTGCTTGATCCGGACATTCACCTGGTCAACCTGTCCGGCGCGGCCGGTTCCGGTAAAACCATCCTGGCCCTGGCCGCTGCGATCGAGCAGACCATGGTCAGCAAACGCTATCGCCGCATCATCGCTACCCGCAGCGTGCAGGGCCTGGATCAGGAAATCGGCTTCCTGCCCGGCACCGAAGCGGAAAAAATGGAGCCTTGGCTGGGCGCCATCACCGACAACCTCGAAGCCTTGCACATGGATGACGAAAACACCCATGGCAGCGTCGACTACATCCTCAGCAAAGTGCCGTTGCAGTTCAAATCCCTCAACTACATCCGGGGTCGCAGCTTCCAGCAGAGCCTGATTTTGATCGATGAATGCCAGAACCTTACGCCGCACCAGATGAAAACCATCATCACCCGTGCCGGCGCCGGTTCCAAAGTGGTGTGCCTGGGCAACCTGGCGCAGATCGACACCCCTTACCTGTCCGCGACCAGCTCCGGGCTGACGTACCTGACCGAACGCTTCAAAGATTTCCCTAATGGTGTGCACATCACCCTGCAAGGGGTGCCTCGCTCGATCCTGGCCGAATACGCCGAAACGCATCTGTAA
- a CDS encoding polysaccharide deacetylase family protein, with product MRIVFLFSAWLLSFGALAAPGDVATLDRSTWPEQLTSPTLFDVASRAEILMFARVLLASESLDEASLARRLGLRTINLDAVNSLRERMWQRLLTNYNFAQQSCDQDASFCFLVEDLPTLREQAAKFQVSDDSFYIKWSEPSRLFHAQYLDEQLRKAALFPQTSSEVDRFGDYERNGDEMHDRLFLLTFDSAANAIPDNTGWVAEYLRKSNISGTFFVLGKDIQARLVEGSVASLQAMYSQQCLGVQGWEFRSHSHWQDWQDSVKRSAELVKSKLPENYVPLFRPPDGQRRSDAQGFFESQGLQVALWDIDPQDGAGKLKGSQSAQRVLTLMLLWRHGVINFNVKQDAVKTSMPWLIGQTAQSGIGWEDCQVAFR from the coding sequence TTGCGTATCGTTTTTTTATTCTCGGCCTGGCTCTTGAGCTTCGGTGCCCTGGCGGCGCCCGGCGATGTCGCGACCCTTGATCGCAGCACTTGGCCGGAACAACTCACCAGCCCGACGCTGTTCGACGTCGCGTCGCGGGCCGAAATCCTCATGTTTGCCCGCGTCCTGCTGGCCAGTGAGTCCCTGGATGAAGCCAGCCTGGCACGACGCCTGGGCCTGCGCACGATCAATCTGGACGCGGTCAACAGCCTGCGCGAGCGGATGTGGCAGCGTCTGCTGACCAACTACAACTTCGCCCAGCAGAGCTGCGATCAGGACGCGTCGTTCTGTTTCCTGGTCGAAGACCTGCCGACCTTGCGCGAGCAAGCGGCCAAGTTTCAGGTCAGTGACGACAGCTTCTATATCAAGTGGTCGGAGCCGAGCCGCCTGTTCCACGCCCAGTACCTGGACGAGCAATTGCGCAAAGCCGCGCTGTTTCCGCAAACCAGCAGCGAAGTCGATCGTTTCGGCGACTATGAACGCAACGGCGACGAGATGCATGACCGCCTGTTTCTGCTGACCTTCGACAGTGCGGCCAATGCCATTCCGGACAACACCGGGTGGGTCGCCGAGTACCTGCGCAAGTCGAACATCAGCGGCACGTTCTTCGTGCTCGGCAAGGACATCCAGGCGCGTCTGGTCGAAGGATCAGTGGCCAGTCTGCAAGCGATGTATTCACAGCAATGCCTCGGTGTGCAGGGCTGGGAGTTCCGCTCCCACAGCCATTGGCAAGACTGGCAGGACTCGGTCAAACGCAGCGCCGAACTGGTGAAGAGCAAACTGCCGGAAAACTATGTGCCGCTGTTCCGCCCGCCGGACGGCCAGCGTCGTTCCGATGCGCAGGGCTTCTTTGAGTCGCAGGGTTTGCAGGTGGCGCTGTGGGACATCGATCCCCAGGACGGCGCGGGCAAGCTCAAGGGCAGCCAGAGCGCCCAGCGAGTGCTGACGCTGATGCTGTTGTGGCGTCACGGTGTGATCAATTTCAATGTGAAGCAGGACGCGGTGAAAACCTCGATGCCCTGGCTGATCGGCCAAACGGCGCAAAGCGGGATCGGTTGGGAGGACTGTCAGGTGGCGTTTCGCTGA
- the yaaA gene encoding peroxide stress protein YaaA has protein sequence MLMVISPAKTLDYETPPATQRFTQPQYLDHSQELIMQLRDLTPAQISELMHVSDKIGGLNAARFGSWTPAFTPENAKQALLAFKGDVYTGLNAQTFTEADFDYAQQHLRMLSGLYGLLRPLDLMQPYRLEMGTKLANARGKDLYAFWGTRISEWLNEALADQGDDVLLNLASNEYFSAVKRGALNARIINTEFKDLKNGQYKIISFYAKKARGMMSRFVIEERINDPDALKQFDIQGYRYSTEQSKPDNLVFLRDHTPE, from the coding sequence ATGCTGATGGTGATTTCCCCCGCCAAGACCCTCGATTACGAAACACCGCCGGCCACCCAGCGTTTCACCCAGCCGCAATACCTGGACCATTCCCAGGAGCTGATCATGCAGTTGCGCGACCTCACGCCGGCGCAGATCAGCGAGTTGATGCACGTCTCCGACAAGATCGGCGGGCTCAACGCCGCGCGTTTTGGCAGCTGGACACCCGCGTTCACCCCGGAAAACGCCAAGCAGGCGCTGCTGGCCTTCAAGGGTGACGTATACACCGGCCTGAATGCCCAAACCTTCACTGAAGCCGATTTCGATTACGCCCAGCAGCATTTGCGCATGCTCTCCGGTCTGTATGGCCTGCTGCGTCCCCTGGACCTGATGCAGCCTTATCGGCTGGAAATGGGCACCAAACTGGCGAATGCCCGTGGCAAGGACCTGTACGCCTTCTGGGGCACGCGGATCAGCGAATGGCTGAACGAAGCGCTGGCCGATCAAGGTGACGACGTGCTGCTGAACCTGGCCTCCAACGAGTACTTCTCGGCGGTCAAACGCGGCGCCTTGAACGCGCGCATCATCAATACCGAGTTCAAGGACCTGAAGAACGGCCAGTACAAAATCATCAGCTTCTACGCGAAGAAAGCGCGCGGGATGATGAGCCGGTTCGTTATCGAAGAACGCATCAACGACCCGGACGCTCTCAAACAGTTTGATATCCAGGGTTATCGTTACAGTACCGAACAGTCCAAACCGGACAACTTGGTATTCCTGCGCGATCACACTCCCGAGTAA